The following coding sequences are from one Roseburia hominis A2-183 window:
- a CDS encoding helix-turn-helix domain-containing protein, with product MQKGPILMEPITIKARLNQAYHFSGAAGNGIRFSDLSDDPAFVFREDTSAVHNRFVPAGGRISYASPVRLTRDALPYLLFLYVESGSGTLTTAGDAVQEPESCQLAPGDLMLLPDQTAYRFSTTHTPFCYHCFYLSTEYFSEYLPFLCADDRIFHTNRTEADDIVWRILPYLSRELLSDEPVSSLHLTAMLSLVLSSLAASRRAASTPSLPAHVAHMKEIFDTDYAHSHSLAALESSLGVSRYRLCHDFSDCIGVPPIQYLNRVRLKAARTLLRTTTLTIREVSAAVGIENTTHFINLFKKDAGITPLQFRQSSLH from the coding sequence ATGCAGAAAGGACCGATTCTTATGGAACCCATCACGATCAAGGCACGCCTGAATCAGGCTTATCACTTCTCCGGGGCAGCCGGAAACGGCATTCGTTTTTCCGATCTTTCAGACGACCCGGCTTTCGTTTTCCGCGAGGACACATCGGCTGTACACAACCGTTTTGTCCCTGCAGGAGGGCGCATCAGCTACGCGTCCCCCGTCCGTCTGACGCGGGATGCGCTGCCGTACCTCCTCTTTCTCTATGTCGAATCCGGAAGCGGCACTTTAACGACTGCCGGCGACGCTGTGCAGGAGCCGGAATCCTGCCAGCTTGCACCGGGGGATCTCATGCTTCTTCCGGATCAGACCGCATACCGGTTTTCCACGACGCATACCCCTTTCTGCTACCACTGTTTTTATCTGTCCACAGAGTATTTTTCGGAATATCTTCCGTTTTTGTGTGCGGACGACCGCATTTTTCATACGAACCGGACCGAGGCGGATGACATCGTATGGCGTATTCTGCCCTACCTCTCCCGCGAGCTGCTCTCCGATGAACCAGTTTCCTCGCTTCATCTGACCGCCATGCTCTCGCTTGTCCTGTCCTCCCTCGCCGCTTCCCGCCGTGCTGCATCGACGCCTTCCCTTCCCGCGCATGTGGCACACATGAAAGAGATTTTCGACACCGATTACGCACATTCCCACTCTCTCGCCGCGCTCGAGAGTTCTCTCGGAGTCAGCCGCTACCGGCTCTGCCATGATTTTTCAGACTGCATCGGTGTTCCGCCAATCCAGTATCTGAACCGGGTCCGGCTGAAAGCCGCACGCACGCTGCTGCGCACGACAACCCTCACCATCCGTGAGGTCAGCGCCGCCGTAGGGATTGAAAACACGACACATTTTATCAATCTGTTCAAAAAAGATGCCGGAATCACACCTCTGCAATTCCGGCAGTCTTCCCTGCACTAA
- a CDS encoding phospho-sugar mutase, whose amino-acid sequence MSYMETYKEWCTNPYFDENTKAELAAIGDDAAEIEDRFYRQLEFGTGGLRGVIGAGTNRMNIYTVRQATQGLANYILSQNGQEKGVAIAHDSRIMSTEFADEAALCLNANGIKAYVFDSLRPTPELSFAVRELGCISGIVITASHNPREYNGYKVYWEDGAQITPPHDKNILAEVAKVTSFDQVKTMKKEDAVAAGLYKVIGKEIDDRYMEELKKQSIHPEVIKEMAKDIKIVYTPLHGTGNLPVRRVLKELGFEQVYVVKEQELPDGNFPTVSYPNPESPKAFELALKLAKEVDADIVLATDPDADRLGVYCKDTKTGEYVTFTGNMSGMLIAEYILREKTAMGTMPENPALVETIVTTDMAKAIAAAYNVKLIEVLTGFKYIGEQIKFFEQQHTYHYVFGLEESYGCLAGTYARDKDACVAVMMLCEVASWCKKHGKTLWDAMLDMYEKYGYYREGLETKTLKGIDGAAQIQSMMSEYRTNPPKELGGHRVLAVRDYKEDTRKDLVTGEVTKTGLPASNVLYYELSDNAWCCVRPSGTEPKIKYYFGVKGTSLADADAKLAALKEDLLK is encoded by the coding sequence ATGAGTTACATGGAGACTTACAAAGAGTGGTGCACAAACCCGTATTTTGATGAGAATACAAAGGCAGAACTTGCTGCAATAGGGGACGATGCGGCGGAGATTGAGGATCGTTTTTACCGTCAGTTAGAGTTTGGAACCGGCGGACTGCGCGGCGTGATCGGAGCGGGAACGAACCGCATGAACATTTATACCGTGCGTCAGGCGACACAGGGACTGGCGAACTACATTCTCTCCCAGAACGGACAGGAGAAGGGTGTTGCGATCGCCCACGATTCCAGAATCATGTCCACCGAATTTGCGGATGAGGCGGCGCTCTGCCTGAACGCAAACGGCATCAAGGCGTATGTGTTCGACAGCCTGCGTCCGACGCCGGAGCTTTCCTTTGCCGTGCGTGAACTCGGCTGTATTTCCGGAATTGTGATTACGGCGAGCCATAACCCGAGAGAATACAACGGCTACAAGGTATACTGGGAGGACGGAGCACAGATCACACCGCCGCACGACAAGAATATCCTGGCGGAAGTGGCGAAGGTGACATCTTTCGACCAGGTGAAGACGATGAAGAAAGAAGATGCCGTTGCCGCAGGACTTTACAAGGTCATCGGAAAAGAGATCGACGATCGTTACATGGAGGAGCTGAAGAAGCAGTCGATCCATCCGGAAGTCATCAAGGAGATGGCGAAGGACATTAAGATTGTATACACACCGCTCCACGGAACCGGTAACCTTCCGGTGCGCCGCGTGTTAAAGGAGCTTGGATTCGAGCAGGTGTACGTGGTAAAAGAGCAGGAGCTGCCGGACGGTAATTTCCCGACGGTATCCTACCCGAACCCGGAGTCCCCGAAGGCATTTGAACTTGCGTTAAAGCTGGCAAAAGAAGTCGATGCGGACATCGTGCTCGCGACAGACCCGGATGCAGACCGTCTCGGCGTGTACTGCAAGGACACAAAGACCGGCGAGTATGTGACATTTACCGGAAATATGTCCGGTATGCTGATCGCAGAGTACATCTTAAGAGAGAAGACGGCGATGGGAACCATGCCGGAGAACCCGGCGCTCGTGGAGACGATCGTGACGACAGATATGGCAAAAGCGATCGCGGCAGCCTACAACGTGAAGCTGATCGAGGTGCTGACCGGATTTAAGTATATCGGAGAGCAGATCAAGTTCTTCGAGCAGCAGCATACCTATCACTATGTATTCGGACTGGAGGAGAGCTACGGCTGTCTGGCAGGAACCTACGCGAGAGACAAGGATGCGTGCGTGGCGGTCATGATGCTTTGCGAGGTGGCTTCCTGGTGCAAGAAGCACGGCAAGACCCTGTGGGATGCAATGCTGGATATGTATGAGAAGTACGGCTATTACAGAGAGGGATTGGAGACGAAGACCTTAAAGGGAATCGACGGTGCGGCACAGATTCAGTCGATGATGAGTGAGTACCGCACGAACCCACCGAAGGAGCTGGGCGGTCATCGGGTACTGGCGGTGCGCGATTACAAGGAGGACACCAGAAAGGATCTTGTGACTGGCGAGGTGACAAAGACCGGACTGCCGGCATCCAACGTACTTTATTATGAACTTTCCGATAATGCGTGGTGCTGTGTGCGCCCGTCCGGAACGGAGCCGAAGATCAAATACTACTTTGGCGTAAAGGGGACTTCCCTTGCAGACGCGGATGCAAAGCTTGCGGCATTGAAGGAAGATCTGTTGAAATAA
- a CDS encoding ABC transporter substrate-binding protein: protein MKLKKVLAVSLAAAMTLSMAACGGSSSDSSAASDDATTGSVAATTTESGDAAETTDGALNYASIKLGEDYTDITTTIHVFNQRTDMSEDSYPGKNWEAYIADFNEMYPNITVEVETDTNYSDDSLLRLQSGDWGDIMMIPAVDKADLSEYFLPYGTLDEMEGQIKFANTWDYDGLVYGVPSTGNAQGIVYNKRVFTEAGVAETPKTPDEFIAALQAIKDYDSSIIPLYTNYADGWPMEQWDGQIAGTTTGDSTYMNQKLLHTKDPFQDYGDNTHPYALYKVLYDAVADGLTEDDFTTTSWEDSKGMINRGEIATMVLGSWAYSQMVDADSHGEDIGYMPFPITIDGKQYASAGADYSFGINAASDADHQAAAMVFVKWMTEESGFAYNEGGIPIAADDNDYPDAYAEFGDVTFVSDESALEGEEDLLNALNADSGLNINAGGKEKVQEIIEHASNGDMSYDDIMAEWNEKWTQAQEDNGVTAE, encoded by the coding sequence ATGAAGTTGAAAAAAGTTCTGGCAGTCAGCCTGGCAGCAGCAATGACTTTGAGCATGGCAGCATGCGGCGGCAGTTCATCTGACAGCAGCGCAGCATCTGATGATGCGACAACAGGAAGTGTGGCAGCAACCACAACTGAGAGTGGGGATGCAGCAGAGACCACAGATGGTGCTCTGAATTATGCAAGCATCAAATTGGGCGAGGATTACACCGATATCACGACAACCATCCATGTATTCAACCAGAGAACCGATATGTCCGAGGACAGCTATCCGGGAAAGAACTGGGAAGCTTACATTGCTGATTTCAATGAGATGTACCCGAATATCACCGTAGAGGTTGAGACGGATACCAATTATTCCGACGATTCCCTGCTTCGTTTACAGAGCGGTGACTGGGGCGACATCATGATGATCCCGGCAGTTGACAAGGCAGACTTAAGTGAGTATTTCCTGCCGTACGGTACACTCGATGAGATGGAAGGACAGATCAAGTTCGCAAATACCTGGGATTACGACGGACTGGTATACGGTGTTCCTTCTACCGGCAATGCACAGGGTATTGTATACAACAAGAGAGTCTTCACAGAGGCCGGCGTTGCAGAGACACCGAAGACACCGGATGAGTTCATCGCGGCACTGCAGGCAATCAAGGATTACGATTCTTCCATCATTCCGCTCTACACGAACTATGCAGACGGATGGCCGATGGAGCAGTGGGACGGACAGATCGCAGGTACGACAACCGGTGATTCTACCTATATGAACCAGAAGCTTCTTCACACAAAGGATCCGTTCCAGGATTACGGCGATAACACACATCCGTATGCACTGTACAAGGTACTCTACGATGCAGTGGCAGACGGACTGACAGAGGATGACTTCACCACAACGTCCTGGGAAGATTCCAAGGGCATGATCAACAGAGGCGAGATCGCGACCATGGTACTTGGCTCCTGGGCATATTCCCAGATGGTAGACGCTGATTCTCATGGCGAGGATATCGGCTACATGCCATTCCCGATCACGATCGACGGCAAGCAGTATGCTTCCGCAGGCGCTGACTACAGCTTCGGTATCAATGCGGCATCGGATGCAGATCATCAGGCAGCAGCAATGGTATTCGTAAAATGGATGACAGAAGAGTCCGGTTTTGCATACAACGAGGGCGGTATCCCGATCGCTGCAGACGATAACGATTATCCGGATGCATACGCAGAGTTCGGTGATGTGACATTTGTATCCGACGAGTCCGCATTAGAGGGCGAGGAAGATTTACTCAATGCATTGAACGCTGATTCCGGATTGAACATCAATGCAGGCGGAAAAGAGAAGGTTCAGGAGATCATTGAGCATGCTTCTAACGGTGATATGTCCTACGATGACATCATGGCTGAGTGGAATGAGAAGTGGACACAGGCACAGGAAGACAATGGCGTGACGGCAGAATAA
- a CDS encoding carbohydrate ABC transporter permease, translated as MKKRRKQYSAGAIIWIIFKYVSLVFFSFVAVIPIISCVITAFKTEEEYKTTNVMTLPQNWFNFDNFVEAFQRANMGRAFVNSVIVMVCVLIGAIIIGTQLAYVLNRFQFPGNGLIRNLFLFAALLPGVAMQVTVYQIMHDLGFINHLYGYIIMMMGTDVISIYIFIQYMENIPVSLDESAIIDGASYWKIYWKIMLPLLKPAIVTACILKGVGVYNEYYSANLYLTKENLKTMAISLYTFTGPLGSQYNLICAGVIISLLPALIVFIVFQKQIYSGITAGAVKG; from the coding sequence ATGAAAAAGCGCAGAAAACAGTATTCGGCAGGAGCCATTATCTGGATCATTTTTAAATATGTATCGCTTGTGTTTTTTTCCTTTGTCGCCGTGATTCCCATTATTTCCTGCGTCATCACTGCATTCAAGACGGAGGAAGAGTATAAGACGACGAATGTTATGACACTGCCGCAGAACTGGTTCAATTTTGACAACTTTGTGGAAGCGTTCCAGCGTGCGAACATGGGAAGGGCATTCGTGAATTCCGTGATCGTTATGGTCTGTGTCCTGATCGGAGCCATCATCATCGGTACACAGCTTGCGTATGTGTTAAACCGTTTCCAGTTCCCGGGCAACGGGCTGATCCGCAACCTGTTTTTATTCGCGGCACTGCTTCCGGGTGTTGCCATGCAGGTAACGGTCTACCAGATCATGCATGATCTTGGCTTTATCAATCATCTGTACGGCTACATCATCATGATGATGGGAACGGATGTCATCTCCATCTACATCTTTATCCAGTACATGGAAAATATTCCGGTGTCGCTGGATGAGTCGGCAATCATCGACGGAGCGTCCTACTGGAAGATCTACTGGAAGATCATGCTTCCGCTGCTAAAGCCGGCAATTGTGACCGCCTGCATCTTAAAGGGCGTGGGCGTGTACAACGAATACTATTCGGCAAACCTGTATCTGACCAAGGAAAACTTAAAGACGATGGCGATCTCCCTCTATACCTTTACCGGACCGCTTGGAAGCCAGTACAACCTGATCTGTGCAGGTGTTATCATTTCCCTGCTGCCGGCACTCATCGTGTTTATCGTATTCCAGAAGCAGATCTACAGCGGCATTACGGCAGGCGCAGTCAAGGGCTGA
- a CDS encoding carbohydrate ABC transporter permease produces MAATSVKKVENKTARRGFLKWAKSRKGQQTLIILAFTIIPLVLLAAFTYVPFAEMVKFSFYKMKYSTPVDKRVFVGWKNYIEVFRNKDIFASLWLSLYYMVGSVVQLALALFLATILSFKTRGGNLFKGLMFFPYLISGIAIGFIFKYFYTRGFVFDSILGWFGFELDSLPYWLRDQKINNWSLVATSVWRYFGNNMVLFIGAIMSVDSEMYEAAELDGANKFQQFVHIILPSIKTIVTLNVILSITGALSAFEQPFVITGGSNGTATYFINMNNIAHTSQKVGLASAMAVVLLLIIFACTILQKLFFKYVYRNADQDDEVMTREERKRLKQFHKEQRAAKKAAKGAM; encoded by the coding sequence ATGGCGGCGACATCAGTAAAGAAAGTAGAAAATAAAACAGCCAGGCGTGGATTCCTGAAGTGGGCAAAAAGCAGGAAGGGGCAGCAGACACTGATTATACTGGCATTTACCATAATTCCGCTTGTGCTGTTGGCAGCATTTACCTATGTGCCATTTGCTGAAATGGTGAAGTTCAGTTTTTACAAAATGAAATATTCCACGCCGGTAGATAAACGGGTATTTGTGGGTTGGAAGAATTATATCGAGGTATTCCGCAACAAGGATATTTTTGCATCCCTGTGGTTAAGCCTCTACTACATGGTAGGTTCGGTGGTACAGCTTGCGCTTGCGCTGTTCCTTGCAACGATTTTGAGCTTTAAGACAAGGGGAGGCAATCTCTTTAAGGGACTGATGTTTTTCCCGTATCTGATCAGCGGTATTGCGATCGGATTTATCTTTAAATATTTTTACACAAGAGGATTTGTATTCGATTCCATCCTCGGATGGTTTGGATTTGAACTGGATAGTCTTCCGTACTGGCTGCGCGATCAGAAGATCAACAACTGGTCACTGGTTGCAACTTCTGTCTGGAGATATTTCGGCAACAACATGGTGCTTTTTATCGGAGCGATTATGTCTGTAGATTCCGAGATGTACGAGGCGGCGGAGCTGGACGGTGCAAATAAATTTCAGCAGTTTGTACATATCATACTGCCGAGCATCAAGACGATTGTGACGCTGAATGTGATTTTATCCATCACAGGAGCACTGAGCGCATTCGAGCAGCCGTTCGTAATTACCGGAGGTTCCAACGGAACGGCAACGTATTTTATCAACATGAACAATATTGCACATACCAGCCAGAAGGTCGGACTCGCGTCGGCGATGGCGGTTGTGTTACTTCTTATCATTTTCGCATGTACGATCTTACAGAAACTGTTCTTTAAATATGTATACCGCAATGCGGATCAGGACGATGAAGTCATGACCAGGGAAGAGAGAAAGCGGTTGAAACAGTTTCACAAAGAACAGAGAGCGGCGAAAAAAGCAGCAAAGGGGGCGATGTAA
- a CDS encoding LacI family DNA-binding transcriptional regulator — protein MAKAVKLADIAGQLGVSTVTVSKALSGQKGVSEELREKIKTLADEMGYKQPSARRREHAVKSYNIGVLIAEHWLDKYDSFYLQMYQQVATRAVAKECFTLMEVVSAQMETACEMPKLVQEQKADGLIIIGRLTGEYLKFLNEKAKIPLLYMDFCDEKTDTDAVISDSYYGAYRMTNYLFDMGHREIAYVGTLLATGSITDRYLGYTKSLMEHGVAVRGDWTIADRDIHTGKIDMDRLLQLPKEMPTAFVCNCDLTASFLIRRLHEHGYRVPEDISVVGYDNYLFPGLCDVAITTYEVDMKEMARQTVHTLIKKMAGEPYRQGICIVEGHMVTKDSVKARKNMG, from the coding sequence ATGGCAAAAGCGGTAAAGCTGGCAGATATTGCGGGACAGCTTGGCGTGAGTACGGTTACCGTATCGAAGGCGCTGTCCGGACAGAAAGGCGTCAGCGAGGAACTGCGGGAGAAGATAAAAACGCTTGCCGATGAGATGGGATACAAACAGCCGTCCGCCAGGCGGCGCGAACACGCGGTAAAAAGCTATAATATCGGTGTGCTGATTGCCGAGCACTGGCTGGATAAGTATGATTCCTTCTATCTGCAGATGTATCAGCAGGTGGCGACGCGCGCGGTGGCGAAGGAATGTTTTACGCTGATGGAAGTGGTCAGCGCACAGATGGAGACTGCCTGCGAGATGCCGAAGCTTGTGCAGGAGCAGAAGGCGGACGGTCTGATTATCATCGGACGCCTGACGGGAGAATATCTGAAGTTTTTGAATGAAAAAGCAAAAATTCCGCTTCTGTATATGGATTTCTGTGACGAGAAGACAGATACGGATGCGGTGATTTCGGACAGCTATTACGGTGCTTACCGCATGACGAATTATCTGTTCGACATGGGACACAGGGAGATTGCCTATGTGGGAACCCTGCTTGCAACGGGATCCATCACGGACCGCTATCTGGGGTATACGAAATCCCTGATGGAGCACGGCGTTGCGGTGAGGGGGGACTGGACGATCGCAGACCGCGACATCCATACGGGCAAGATTGATATGGACCGGCTGTTGCAGCTGCCAAAGGAGATGCCGACGGCTTTTGTGTGTAACTGTGATCTGACGGCGAGTTTTCTGATCCGCAGGCTGCATGAGCACGGATACCGTGTGCCGGAGGATATATCGGTTGTGGGATATGACAATTATCTTTTCCCGGGACTCTGTGATGTGGCGATCACCACTTATGAGGTGGATATGAAGGAGATGGCGAGACAGACGGTTCACACGCTGATCAAGAAAATGGCAGGCGAACCGTACCGCCAGGGAATCTGTATCGTCGAGGGACATATGGTCACAAAGGACAGCGTAAAAGCCAGAAAAAATATGGGTTAG
- a CDS encoding AGE family epimerase/isomerase, with the protein METLESMRGEVKTELLTHIIPFWRALRDDTYGGYYGWLSYDLALDQKAEKGCILNSRITWFFSNAYTAYRKGLFTEEDCRSAGYTGEALLEEAKHGYVFLKEHCIDREYGGIYWSLNYDGTPLDTTKHTYNQAFCIYALSSYYEASHDEEALALAKQLFSLIEEKCTDEVGYLEAFTREFQPESNEKLSENGVLADKTMNTLLHVFEAYTELYRVSRDETVGERLRWIMDVFAEKVYNPAKRRQEVFFDAGYHTILDLHSYGHDIETAWLLDRGVKVLGDEAYEAKIVPITQALAAHIYETAFDGHSLANECDRGVVNTHRVWWVQAETVVGFLNACEQMPDHSEYRDAALAEWQFIKEHVIDPRRGSEWYWEVYEDGSPILDRPIVEPWKCPYHNGRMCIEVLGRIKEN; encoded by the coding sequence ATGGAAACATTAGAAAGCATGCGAGGAGAAGTTAAAACGGAACTTCTCACACATATCATTCCCTTCTGGCGTGCACTGCGTGACGACACTTACGGCGGCTATTACGGCTGGCTGTCTTATGATCTTGCACTGGATCAGAAAGCGGAAAAAGGATGCATTTTAAACAGCCGCATCACATGGTTTTTCTCCAATGCCTACACGGCATATCGAAAGGGACTTTTTACGGAGGAAGACTGTAGAAGCGCAGGCTATACCGGAGAGGCGCTCTTGGAGGAAGCAAAACACGGCTACGTCTTTTTGAAAGAGCACTGCATCGACCGGGAGTACGGCGGCATCTACTGGTCATTAAACTATGACGGGACACCGCTTGATACGACAAAGCACACCTACAACCAGGCGTTTTGCATCTATGCATTGTCCTCCTACTATGAGGCGTCGCACGACGAGGAAGCGCTTGCACTGGCGAAGCAGCTCTTTTCCCTGATCGAAGAGAAGTGTACGGATGAGGTCGGATACCTGGAGGCTTTTACCAGAGAGTTCCAGCCGGAATCCAACGAGAAGCTGTCGGAGAACGGCGTGCTTGCAGATAAGACGATGAACACCCTGCTTCATGTTTTTGAGGCGTACACGGAGCTGTACCGTGTGTCGCGGGATGAGACCGTGGGGGAGCGCCTCCGTTGGATCATGGATGTGTTTGCAGAGAAAGTATACAATCCGGCGAAGCGGAGACAGGAAGTATTTTTCGATGCCGGGTATCACACGATTTTAGATCTGCATTCCTACGGGCATGACATTGAGACAGCGTGGCTTTTGGACCGCGGCGTCAAGGTGCTGGGCGATGAGGCGTATGAGGCGAAAATTGTTCCGATCACACAGGCGCTTGCGGCACATATTTATGAGACGGCGTTTGACGGACACTCCCTGGCAAATGAGTGTGACAGGGGCGTAGTCAATACACACCGTGTATGGTGGGTGCAGGCGGAGACAGTAGTCGGATTTTTAAATGCCTGTGAACAGATGCCGGATCATTCGGAGTACCGGGATGCGGCGTTGGCGGAGTGGCAGTTCATCAAAGAACATGTCATTGATCCTCGCAGGGGAAGCGAGTGGTACTGGGAAGTGTATGAGGACGGAAGCCCGATTTTAGACCGGCCGATCGTGGAACCGTGGAAATGTCCGTATCACAACGGGCGCATGTGTATAGAGGTACTGGGACGCATCAAGGAAAATTGA
- a CDS encoding alpha-galactosidase, whose product MGAIHYYEKERVFKLDTPHTSYLIGIVDEEKFLGHIYYGAKITDYDVRALMRTGEAPFVPSQNNRDRSSFLDAFPMEYPGHGVGDYRESAISVSDKNGNTAVQPLYREHKIYAGKPGLPGLPATFGSEEECETLEIVLADEVLDLTVTLYYTAFYDVDVITRSVRVTNHAKEPVYLTKVFSTALDLDAEDYRMLTLHGSWARERQIEYRQIGYGKQSVGSCRGESSHQEHPFVALVSANAGQEQGRVYGFHFVYSGNFLAQVEKNQFDSLRVVLGIHPQDFKWELKQGETFTAPEVVLTYSDAGLGRMTRTLHDLYRKHLIRSPYKDRERPVLINNWEATYFDFDTEKLLAIAREAKKSGIEMLVMDDGWFGHRNDDNTSLGDWQVNEQKITGGLKRLVDQVNEIGLKFGIWFEPEMISPDSELYRTHPDWAIALPGRMPCRSRNQYVLDLSRKEVRDYAYECVASILRSANIAYVKWDMNRQLTDLGSGVLPVEKQGELLHRYVLGVYELQERLITEFPQLLLENCSGGGARFDPGMLYYSPQIWCSDDTDAIERLKIQEGTALLYPLSAIGAHVSDCPNHTVGRVTPFETRGNVALAGTFGYELDVTKLPEEDRAKIPGQVALYHKYHALIRSGDYYRIASYSQNDSFDCYEVVAKDQSEALITFVQVLGRPNVHSRRIRIPGLDEKKKYRVETTGEVYCGDTLLHAGLNVPAMWGDFQSALIHLSEVPDEQ is encoded by the coding sequence ATGGGAGCAATTCATTATTACGAAAAAGAACGGGTTTTTAAACTGGATACACCACATACCAGTTATCTGATCGGTATCGTGGATGAAGAAAAGTTTTTGGGACATATCTATTACGGCGCAAAGATCACGGACTATGACGTCCGTGCGCTGATGCGCACCGGGGAGGCACCGTTTGTTCCTTCACAGAACAACCGCGACCGGAGCTCTTTTCTGGATGCGTTTCCGATGGAGTATCCGGGGCACGGCGTCGGCGATTACAGGGAGAGTGCGATTTCCGTATCGGACAAAAACGGCAATACGGCGGTGCAGCCGCTTTACAGGGAGCATAAGATCTATGCGGGCAAACCGGGACTTCCGGGACTTCCGGCCACGTTCGGCAGCGAAGAAGAGTGTGAGACGCTTGAGATTGTGCTGGCGGATGAAGTGCTGGATCTTACGGTCACATTGTACTACACGGCATTTTATGACGTGGATGTCATTACGCGGAGCGTGCGCGTGACGAACCATGCCAAAGAACCGGTGTATCTTACGAAGGTATTTTCTACGGCGTTGGATCTTGACGCGGAGGATTACCGGATGCTGACGCTGCATGGTTCCTGGGCGAGAGAGCGACAGATCGAATACCGCCAGATCGGCTACGGAAAACAGTCTGTTGGCTCCTGCCGCGGTGAATCTTCCCATCAGGAGCACCCGTTCGTGGCGCTGGTGTCCGCAAACGCCGGACAGGAGCAGGGGCGCGTGTACGGATTCCATTTTGTGTATTCCGGCAATTTCCTGGCGCAGGTGGAGAAGAACCAGTTTGATTCCCTGCGCGTGGTGCTGGGAATTCATCCGCAGGATTTTAAGTGGGAATTAAAGCAGGGGGAGACATTTACGGCACCGGAGGTTGTGCTGACCTATTCGGATGCCGGGCTTGGCAGGATGACGAGAACGCTGCATGATCTCTACCGGAAGCATCTGATCCGCAGCCCGTATAAGGACAGGGAGCGCCCGGTGCTCATCAACAACTGGGAGGCAACCTACTTTGACTTTGACACGGAGAAGCTGCTTGCGATTGCGAGAGAGGCGAAGAAATCCGGAATCGAGATGCTGGTCATGGACGACGGATGGTTCGGCCACCGCAACGATGACAACACAAGTCTCGGCGACTGGCAGGTAAACGAGCAGAAGATTACGGGTGGATTAAAACGGCTGGTCGATCAGGTGAATGAGATCGGATTAAAGTTCGGCATCTGGTTTGAGCCGGAGATGATCTCGCCGGATTCGGAGCTGTACCGGACGCATCCGGACTGGGCGATTGCCCTTCCGGGGAGAATGCCGTGCCGGTCGAGAAATCAGTATGTGCTCGATCTCTCCAGAAAAGAAGTGCGGGATTATGCGTATGAGTGTGTGGCATCCATTTTGCGCAGCGCGAACATCGCTTATGTCAAGTGGGATATGAACCGGCAGCTGACCGATCTGGGAAGCGGTGTGCTTCCGGTGGAAAAGCAGGGAGAATTGCTGCATCGCTATGTACTGGGCGTCTATGAATTACAGGAGCGTCTGATCACCGAATTTCCGCAGCTGCTTCTCGAGAACTGCTCCGGCGGTGGGGCGAGATTTGACCCGGGAATGTTGTATTACAGTCCGCAGATCTGGTGCTCCGACGACACGGATGCCATAGAGCGCTTAAAGATTCAGGAGGGAACGGCGCTGCTGTATCCGCTCTCTGCGATCGGCGCGCATGTGTCCGACTGCCCGAACCACACGGTGGGACGCGTGACTCCGTTTGAGACCAGAGGAAATGTGGCGCTGGCGGGTACGTTCGGCTACGAGCTGGATGTGACAAAGCTTCCGGAGGAAGACCGGGCGAAAATTCCGGGGCAGGTGGCGCTGTACCACAAATATCATGCGCTGATACGAAGCGGCGACTATTACCGGATCGCTTCCTATTCGCAGAATGATTCGTTTGACTGTTATGAGGTGGTGGCAAAGGATCAGTCGGAGGCGCTGATCACCTTTGTTCAGGTGCTTGGCAGACCGAATGTGCACAGCAGACGGATCCGGATACCGGGACTTGATGAGAAGAAAAAATATCGTGTTGAGACAACGGGGGAAGTGTACTGCGGAGATACCCTCCTGCATGCGGGACTGAATGTTCCGGCGATGTGGGGAGATTTCCAGTCGGCACTGATACACTTATCCGAGGTGCCTGATGAACAGTAG